The DNA sequence GACGTCCGCCCAAAGCGAGTCCGGAGGTCGGGCGGGGTGCGGCTGGCGGCTAGGAGCCGGACGCGCGCAGCTTTTCCAGGGCCGCCATCTCCGCCTTTCCCAACTCCCGCCACTCCCCGCGAGCGAGGCCCCGAAACCGGATGGGACCGAAGCGCACGCGCTCGAGCCGGCGCACCGGGTGGCCGACCGCCCGGCACATCCGCCGCACCTCCCGCTTGCGCCCTTCCGTCAGGACCAGTTCGAGGACGGCGCACGGCGGATCGCGAGCCAGCACGCGGGCGCGCCTCGCCCGCGCGACGCCGTCCTCCAGCTTCACCCCGGACACCAGACGTCTGAGAGCGGCGGCCGAGGGAGTTCCGGTGACCCGCGCCCGGTATTCGCGCTCGACGCGGTAGCGGGGATGCGCGAGCAGGTGCGCCACCTCCCCGTCGTTGGTGAAGAGCAGCAACCCCTCGGTGGCCTGGTCCAGCCGGCCCACATGAATGAGCCCGCGCAGCGATTCGGGCAGCAGATCGTACACGGTGTCGCGGCCCCGGTCGTCGCGGCGCGTGGTGAGGAATCCCGCCGGCTTGTTCAGCATCACCCAGCGGACCGGTCCCGGCCGCACGCGGGCACCGTCGACGACCACTTCGTCGACTTCCGGGCGCACGCGCGTTCCGAGCACGGTCGCCGTCCGGCCGTTCACCCGCACCCGTCCCGAAACGATCAGCGCTTCGGCCCGGCGGCGCGAGGCGACGCCCGCCCGGGCGATGAACTTCTGCAGCCGCTCGCCTCGATCCGGCCCGGTGACGGCGTCCGCTGGCCCGGTCACTCGGCGGCCGGCTGCTCCTCTGCCGGCTCGACCTCGAGCGGCCCCGGCTCCCGGAGCACGACCGGGAGCTCCGCCGGTCGCGGCAGCTCGTCGAGCGACTGCAGGCCGAAGTGTTCGAGAAAGTGACCGGTGGTCCCGTAGAGAAGCGGTCTGCCGATCCCTTCTCCGCGTCCGGTGACTTCGATCAGGTCGCGGTCGACGAGGGTGCGAATCACGCCCGCGCAGTTCACCCCGCGGATGTACTCCATCTCGATGCGGCCCACGGGCTGGCGGTAGGCGACGATGGCCAGCGTCTCCAGCGCCGGCCTGGAGAGGCGTGCCGGCCGCGGTACCGTGTCGAATCGCTCCAGGTAGGGCGCGAACTCCGGGCGGGTCAGCAACTGATGCCCGCCGGCGATCTCCACCAGTTGGAAGGCCCGTTCGCCATCGTCGTACTCGCGCCCGAGCGCCGCGATGGCCTCGGCGACCACGTCTTCGTCGAGGCTCTCGTCCGCGCGCGCGATCTCCTCCGCGGTCAGCGGGGCATCGCTCGAGAACAGGATCGCCTCGACCACCTGCGCCGGGTTCACGCAGCTTCCCCGCCGGCGTTCTCGGATTCCACCGCCGAGGCAGCCCGCCGATAGAGCCAGAGCTCGGCGAAGGGCCGGGTCTGGCGCAGGCGCACCTGTCGGCGGCGGGCGAGTTCGAGCCCGGCCAGCAGCGTCATGACCCCGTGCATGCGCGCGCGCCAGGAGCCGATCAGGCGGGAGAACTCGATGCGCCCGACGGCGCGCAGCCGATCGCGGATCAGGGCGATCTTCTCCTCCATCGACACCAGGCGGGTCTGTACGCGGGGGGGGACATGGGGCCGCGGAAGCTCGACTGCGAGCGCGGCTTCCCAAACCTCGTCCCACGTCGTGTCCAGCGGCGTGTCACGGGGCGCGGGGCGCGGACGCGGCGGCACGTAGCCCTTCGCCCAGCGGCGCATCCTGCGCGCCTCCATGATCTCCAGCCGGGACGAGATCTCGCGTACCTGCTCGTACTCCAGCAGACGCCGGACCAGCTCGGCGCGGGGATCCTCGTCCTCCTCCTCCCTGCGGTGCGGAAGCAGCAGGCGCGCCTTGATGCCGATCAGGATTGCGGCCATCTCGACGAACTCCCCGGCGCCCTCGAGTTCCTCCGCCCCGATCCCGCCGACGACCTTCAGGAACTGGTCGGTGATGGTGGCGACGGGGATGTCGAAGATGTCGATGTCCTGCTGCCGGATGAGGTGCAGCAGCAGGTCCAGTGGCCCCTGGAAGCGCTCCAGCGCGACCACGAACAGCTCCCGGCGCTCTCTCGCGGCGACGTCGAAGGGTGTCAGAGCCACAGGTCGATGAAGTCCTGGGCCGCTCCCATGAAAAAGCGAACCGGTGCCAGGACGATGGAGAAGAACGGACCCGGGAACAGGAAGAACACGGCGAGGAGGATGAGCATGCCGTAGCGTCCCAGACGACGGTAGGCGACGCCGAGGCGCGTGGGCAGCAGGTGGTAGAGGACGTGAGATCCGTCGAGGGGCGGGATGGGGACCAGGTTGAAGAACGCGAGCACGAGATTGATCAGGATGCCCAGCTCCGCGATGCGCACCGCCACGTCCATCGCCCCGGCCAGTGCCCCGCCGCTCACCTGAGCGGTCTTCACCAGCAGGGCGGCGAGCAGGGTGAACCCGACCGCCAGGATCAGGTTGGCGGCGATGCCGGCCAGCGATACGCGGATGTCGCCGCCCCGGTAGTTGTGATACTTGCGGGGGTTGACGGGCACCGGCTTCGCCCAGCCGAAGAGGAACCCGGCGTTCATGAAGTAGAGGCCGAGCGGCACCAGGATCGACCCGATGAGATCGATGTGCGGGAGCGGGTTGAGAGTTATGCGCCCGAGCGTGTAGGCGGTGTCGTCGCCCTCGCGCAGCGCGACCCAGGCGTGCGCGACTTCGTGGACGATGATGGATAGGAGCAGGACGGGAATCAGCAGGAGAATGTCCATTGCACCCGGAAGCTACCCGCGGGTGCACCCGACCGCTACCCGGTTGATTCCCAAGGCGCATTTGGGTATCCTCCGCAGCTTGCAGAAGAAGGACCGCACGATCCGGGGAACAGGATGCCGAACGTCAAGAGCGCGATAAAGCGGATGAACAAGAGTCGGGAGCAGAACGCCCGCAACCGCGCGAAGCGCTCCCGTCTGCGCACAGCGCTCAAGAAGGTGCGCGAAGCCACCGATGCCGAAACCGCCCAGACCTGTTTTCGCGAGGCCCAGGTCCTGCTGGATCGGGCCGCAACGTCCCGCCTGCTGCACCCGAACGCCGTCGCCCGCATGAAGAGCGCGCTGGCACGTCAGGTGAACTCCCTGGGTTGAGGTAAGCCCCCGGGGCTTTCTTGCCCCATCGCCTCCGCGCCCCAAGCTTTCCCGTGCACTTGTTGTCGGCGCATGGGGCCGCACCACGCCTCCGGCCACCGATGTCGTCGATCCGGCCCGGAGCGCACCCATGACGACCTCGCCCACCCCGCAGGACCGCTCGGCACGCATTCCTCCCGCCCTTGCCTTCTGTTGCTTCCTGGCCATCGCGGTCGTCTTCGGCCTTCTGTTCGCGACCTCGGCGGCTACGCCGCAGGAGTGGCGGCACCACGGGGGCAACCCGGCCGAGACCTACTACAGCACGCTCGACCAGATCGACGCCGCCAACGTTGCCGGGCTTGAGGTCGCGTGGAGCTGGGAGATTCCCAAGGCCGGCGCCCGGATCGAAGCCACGCCTCTGATCGCCGACGGCGTCCTCTACGCGACGGGCCCGTTCAGCGTGGTCTTCGCGCTGGATGCCGCCACGGGCGACGAGATCTGGCGCTGGGACCCCGGCATTCCCACCGAGGACCGCGGCGGCCCGCGCACCTGCTGCGGCGACGTCAACCGGGGCGCCGCGCTGCACGGCGACAAGGTCATCGCGGGGCTCCTGGACGGGCGGCTGGTTGCGCTCAACCGGGCGGACGGATCGATCGCGTGGTCAACGCAGACCACCCCTCCCGGGTCCGACTATTCCGTAACCGGCGCGCCCCGGGTCATGGGCGACATCGTGGTCATCGGCAACGCCGGCGCGGAGTACGGGGTGCGCGGCTACGTCACCGCCTACGATGCCGACACGGGGGAGCAGCTTTGGCGGACCTACACCGTCCCCGGCAACCCGGCGCTCGGGTTCGAGAGCGACGCCATGCGGGCCGCGGCCGAGACCTGGACGGGCGAGTGGTGGATCGTCGGAGGCGGCGGCACCGTGTGGGACGGGATGGCCGCCGACCCCGATGCCGGCCTCCTGTACATCGGCACCGGCAACGGATCGCCCTGGAGCCGCGACAACCGCAGCCCCGGCGGCGGCGACAACCTCTACCTCTCCTCGATTCTCGCTCTCGACCCCGCGGACGGCGCCCTGCGCTGGCACTACCAGACCACCCCCGGCGACGACTGGGACTACACCGCCACCCAGCCGCTGATGCTGCTGGACCTGACCATCGACGGGCGCGAGCGCGAGGTCATCGTCCAGGCGCCCAAGAACGGCTTCTTCTACGTCATCGACCGGCATACCGGTGAGTTCATCTCCGCCGAAGCCTTCGCCGACGACCTCACCTGGGCCACCCACGTCGACCCGGAGACCGGCCGCCCGGTGGAGACCCCGGAGGCGCGTTACGGCAAGACGGGCGCGGTGTGGCTGTCGCCCAGCCCCGGCGGCGCGCACAACTGGCATCCCATGTCGTGGAATCCGGAGACCGGCCTCGTCTATCTGCCCGCCAGGAACAACATCTCCTTCTTCGAGAAGGAAGAGGGTTTCGAGTACACCGCAGGCGTCTGGAACACCGGCACCGTGCGCGGCGCCGACGCCGGTCCCCGTCCCGAGCGCCCGCCGCTCAAGGGCCCCGCCAACCTGCTTCTGGCCTGGGATCCCGCCGAGAACCGGGAAGTCTGGCGCGTGCCGGCGGAGGGAGGTCACGGCGGCACGGTGTCCACCGGCGGCGGCCTGGTGTTCTGGGGCACCGGTTCGCGGCTGGTGGCCCTCGACGCCCACGATGGGCGGGAGCTCTGGGCGACGGAACTGGACGGGCGTCCCGGCTCTCCGGTGACCTACTCCGCAGGCGGGCGACAGTACGTGGTGATCGGTTCCGGGCAGGCGAGCGGGAGGGTCCTCCCGCGGCTGTGGGCGTTCGCGCTGCCGGAAGGGTCTGCCCGTTAGCCTCCGTCCCTCCAGACGACCTCCCCGCGGACGACGGTCATCACAGCCTTCCCGGTGAGTTCCAGCCCGGAGAAGGGCGTGTTGCGGCTCTTGGAGAGGAAGCGCGCCGGGTCCACGGCCCAGGTGCGGGCGGGGTCGATCAGGGTCACGTCGGCCACGCTGCCCGGGACCAGGGTTCCACCCGGCAGGTTGAAGGCGCGCGCGGGTGAGAGGCTCATGCGCTCGATGGCCGTCGGGAGGTCGATGACGCCCTCGCCGACCAGATGGGTGAGCACGAGCCCGACCGCGGTCTCCAGCCCCACGATGCCGAAGGGCGCGTCGTCGAAGGCGGACTCCTTCTCGTCGTAGTGGTGGGGGGCGTGGTCGGTCGCGATCACGTCCAGGGTGCCGTCGGCGAGGCCCGCGCGCACGGCGGCCACGTCCGCGTCGGTGCGGAGCGGCGGGTTCATCTTGGCGTCGGTGCGGTACCCCTCCACCGCCGCTTCGGTGAGGATGAGGTGGTGCGGGGACGCCTCCGCGGTCGCGCGCACCCCGCGCGCCTTCGCCTGCCGGATCGCTTCGACTCCCCACGCTGTGGAGACGTGCTGGAGGTGGATGCGGCCACCGGTGAGTTCGGCCAGCAGCAGGTCGCGTACGATGTGGATGTCCTCCGACGCGTTGGGCTTGCCCACCAGGCCGAGGCGGGCGGACACGAGACCTTCGTTCATGCTGCCGTCGCGTGAGAGACCCAGGTCCTCGGGGTGGTCGGCGACCGGAATGCCGAACGGCAGGGCGTACTCGAGCGCGAGCCGCATCAGCCCTGAGTCCATGACCGGATGGCCGTCGTCGGTGATGCCGACCGCGCCCGCCGCCACCATCTCGCCGATCTCCGCCAGCCTCTTCCCTTCCTGGCGGACGGAGATGGCCCCCAGCGGGTAGACGCGCGCGCCTCCCGCCCGCCGCCCTTCCGCCACCACGAAGCCCACCGAGGCGGGATCGTCGATGGGCGGGCTGGTGTTGGGCATCGCGCACACGGAGGTGAAGCCCCCCGCGGCTGCGGCGCGCGCGCCGGTGGCGATGGTCTCCTTGTGCTCCCCGCCCGGCTCGCGCAGGTGCACGTGCACGTCGATCAGGCCGGGCGCGACCACCAGCCCGCCCGCCTCCACGACCTGCGCATCGGCCGGACCCTCCACCCTGCCACCGCACTCGGCCACCCGCCCGCCAAGCAGAAGCAGGTCGCCGGTGGCGTCCATGCCCGCGGCCGGGTCGATGATCCTCCCTCCACGAATCCACAGCGGGCGCGGGCTCACGCGACCTCCTCCGCCTTGGCCGCCTCGGCCTTCTCGGGCCGCCCGCCCGCCAGCAGGTAGAGCACGGCCATGCGCACCGCCACCCCGTTGGTCACCTGCTCGAGGATCACCGAGTGGGGGCCATCGGCCACGTCGCTGTCGATCTCCACCCCCCGGTTCATGGGTCCCGGGTGCAGGATGAGGAGCGGCTCGGGCGCCGCCGCCAGCCGCGCGCGCGAGACCCCCCAGATGCGGTTGTACTCGCGCAGGCTGGGCACGAAGCCGGCTTCCATGCGCTCGAGCTGGAGGCGCAGCACGTTCAGGGCGTGAGCCCACTCGATCGCCTCCTCCACGCGATGAAAGATGCGCACCCCGAGTTCGCGCATGTGCGGCGGGATCAGCGTCGGAGGACCGCACACGCCGACTTCGGCGCCCAGCGTCAGCAGTCCGAAGATGTTGGAGCGGGCCACCCGCGAGTGGCGCACGTCCCCCACGATGCACACCCGCCGGCCGGCGATGGCGCCCAGGTGGTCGCGCAGCGTAAGCATGTCCAGCAGCGCCTGGGTGGGGTGCTCGTGGGCGCCGTCCCCCGCGTTGATCACGCTGGAGGGAATGCGCTCCGCCAGGAAGCGGGCCGCGCCCGACGCCCAGTGCCGCATCACCACCATGTCGATCTTCATGGCCTCGAGGTTGCGGGCGGTGTCCACCAGCGTCTCTCCCTTCGCCACCGACGAGCGGCTCGCGCCGATGTTGACGGTATCCGCCGCAAGGCGCTTCTCCGCAAACTCGAACGATATGCGTGTACGCGTGGACGCCTCGAAGAAGAGGTTGACGATGGTAATCCCGCGCAGGGTCGGCACCTTCTTGATGCGCCGCTCTGAGATTTCCTTGAACGGCTCCGCGGTGTCGAGGATGCTGGTGATCTGCCGGGCGCTGAGATGTTCGATGCCGACGAGGTCCTTGCCCAGCGCCGGAGCAGCGGCGGCGGAACGGCTCACGCAGCCTCCGGCGATGTCGTGACGACGTCCACGCCGAGCACCCCGTCGATGTCGGGCACCAGGACGTCGACGCGCTGATGCGGGAGCACCGTCACCGCCCGGCCCACGATGTCGGGCTGGATGGGCAGTTCGCGGCCCGCGCGGTCCACGAGGGCGCAGTAGTAGATGCGGGACGCGCGCCCCCAATCCATCAGCTCGTTCATGGCGGCGCGGGCGGTGCGCCCCGTGAAGATGACGTCGTCCACGACCACCACCGCGCGGTTGTCGATGCCTCCCGGGGGCAGCTTCGACTCACCGATCACGGGCCTGGGCCCGATCGCCATCAGGTCGTCACGGTACAGGGTGATGTCGATGGACCCGCGGGGCACGCGGACGCCGGCCGCGCGTTCGATCTCGTCCTGCAGCAGCCGCGCGATCTGGACGCCCCGGCGGTGGATCCCCATCAGCGCGAGGCGCTCCGTTCCCTCGTTGCGCTCCAGGATCTCGCGCGCCATGCGGGCGATCGCCCGTCCCACTGCGTCTTCTCGCATGATCGGGATGCGGAACTGATTGGGCATGGTCGGCTGTTGCGTTCGGTCGCGGAAACTCGGGGCCGAAGATACGGGCGCATGTTCGCCGGTGGCAACGCTCCCCGTGCCGCGATACCTTGCCAGCGGCTGTTCCCGACAGCCGCGCGCGGGTCTCCGGGCGCCCGCGCCCGGTCATCTCCCAATCCCTTGCGAGGACTCCCGATGCGGCGCATACCGTTCGCTCTCCTGCTCGTCCTGTCGATCCTGACTTCCGGTGCCGGCCGCCTCGTGGCCCAGGAGGTCGAAGAGTATCCGGCCGTCGTCATGGGAGGATTGCCGTTCACGCTCACGCTGGCGGGTGCACCCGAAGAGTCGAGCTGGTTCGAGGTCCGCTCCGCCGGCGGCACCCTGCTTCGCTCCGGCGCCGTCGACGCCGGCCAGTCGCTGGCGGTGGCCGATCTGTTCGTGGAGTCGCGGGCGGATCTGCCCCTGGAGGTGCGCGTGGGCGCGGCGACCGAGACCGTGGAGGCGCACTACGCACCCGCGTGGTATTCCATCGTGCCGCCGCTGGTCGCCATCCTGCTCGCACTGATCTTCCGCGAGGTGCTGGCCGCGCTGTTCGCGGGGGTCTGGCTGGGCGCGCTGGCGGTGGCGGGCTTCAACCCGCTCGCCGCCACCTGGCGCACGGTGGACACCTTCATCGTGCCCGCGCTGGCCGACGATTCGGGGCAGACGCAGATCGTGGTGTTCTCGCTATTGCTTGGCGGGATGGTGGGCATCATCGCCCGCAACGGGGGCACGCTCGGCATCGTCGAGGCCGTGTCGCCGGTCGCCACCACGCCGCGCCGGGGGAAGCTCGCCACCTGGCTCGCGGGGCTGACCATATTCTTCGACGACTACGCCAACACCCTGATCGTGGGCACCACCATGCGCCCCATCACCGACCGGCTCCGCATCTCCCGGGAGAAGCTGGCGTACCTGGTCGACTCGACGGCGGCGCCGGTGGCGGCCATCGTCCCGATCTCGACATGGGTCGGCTACGAAATATCGCTCATCGACCAGGGGCTGCAGCTCGCGGCGGAGCAGCACGCGTCCACGAACCCGGAGCTCGCTGCGTCGCTCACGTCGTCGAGCGCCTTCGCCGTGTTCCTCAGCACCATCCCGTACCTCTTCTATCCCCTGCTGGCGCTGGTCTTCGTGGCGCTGGTGAGCTACACCAACCGGGACCTGGGCGAGATGGCGACGGCGGAGCGGCGCGCCGCCACAGGGGGGGGATTGACCCGGCCCGGATCGACCCCGGTCACCGACACGACGGACACGCTGCTGCAACCGGTCGAGGGCGCCCCGCGGCGGTGGTGGAACGCCGCCCTTCCCGTGCTCACCGTCGTCCTCACCGTGCTGATCGGCTTGTACGTGTCCGGAAGCGCGGCGACAGGTCCGGGAGCGCCGCTGATGGACATCCTGGGGCAGGCGGATCCCTACGCCACCCTGCTGTGGGGTTCGCTGGCGGGGTGCCTGATGGCGATGGCCCTGTCGCTGGGACAGCGCATCCTCACGCTGCAGGAGACCCTGTCGTCCCTGGTCGCGGGGATGAAGGCGATGATGACCGCGATGCTGGTCCTCGTCTTCGCCTGGTCGCTGGGGGCAATCACGGGGGAGATCGGGACCGCGGATTTTCTGGCCCGGATCCTGGGGGATGCCATTCCCTTCGAGCTGATCCCCGTGCTGGTGTTCACCACCGCAGCCGCCATGGCGTTCGCAACCGGCACCTCGTTTGCGACCATGGCCATCCTGATCCCGCTGGTGATCCCCCTGACCATCACCCTCGGGGGAAGCGTCGGCTTCGACGGAGGCAGCGCGGAGGTCATCCTGCTCGGGGCGACCGGATCGGTGCTGGCGGGCGCCATCTTCGGAGACCACTGCTCGCCCATCTCCGACACGACCGTGCTCTCCTCCACGGCGTCCGGCTGCGACCACATCGATCACGTGCGCACGCAGCTGCCCTATGCCCTGCTGGTTGGCGTGGTGGGCATGGCGCTCGGCAACGTCGGCACCGCATACGGCCTGCCGCCGTGGCTGGCGCTGTTGCTCGGCGTGGCCGTGCTGTGGGCCGTCCTGCGCTTCCGGGGAACGTCGGTCGAGGCGGGGGTGCCGGGACAGGGGTAGCCCACGCGCCCCGTCGGCGGGCGCCCCTCCCCTAGCGGCGCGCCCTGAAGAACGACCGCAGCAGCTCCCCGGAGGGCTCCGCGAGCACCCCTGGCGTGAGCTCGACCGAGTGGTTGAGACGCGGATCCTGGACCAGGTTGTCCAGGCTGCCCGCCATCCCCGCCTTGGGGTCGGAGGCCCCGAAGACCAGGCGCGTGACGCGCGCGAGGACGATGGCGCCGGCGCACTGCGCGCAGGGCTCGAGGGTCACGAAGAGCGTGGCGCCCGGCAGGATCCTGAGCCCGAGCCTGCGGGCGGCCGCACGCAACACCACGACTTCCGCGTGCGCGGTGGGATCCGCATCGGCGCGCGTCCGGTTATGCCCCTCGGCCACGACCTGGCCGTCCAGCACCAGGACGGCTCCAACGGGGACCTCGGAGCGAGCTTCCGCCAGCCGGGCCATCTCCAGCGCGCGAGCCATGAAGGCCTGGTCCCCGGGCCGGCAAGTACTCGTCCCACGTGAAGAGCCGACAGCCACTGAACTGCGCGCAGCGCGTGGACTGCTAGCGCTGCTGCCGGCCACGCCTCCCGCGTCCCTCGCGGGCATCTGCGATTCGCCGGGAACCTCGGCGCCAGCGGCGGCCCGAGGGGGTGTCGCCGGATGCGTCCGTGCCGGGGGCCTCTCCCACCTGGCGCAGGCACGCCGTCACTCTCCCGGCCACCGCCATGGCCTCCAGGCGCATCGCGGGAATCGCGGCGGCCTCCGGTGAACCGGGATGCAGGAGATCTCCAGCGTGATCGTAGCGATAGAAGCCCGCCCCGTCGGCCACATGCACGGCGAGGATGTCGCCATCGCGGATCTCCGGCGCCAGGACGGGCTGCACCAGCAGGAGATCACCGTCCTCGTATCCCAGCGCGCCCGCGTCGTCGCCGGAAACCCTTACGAAAAACGATCCCGCCGCACCCGCCAGGCGGCGGTCGATGGCGTAGGACTGCGGCGGCTCCGCCTCGCGGCCATCGCCGCGCCGTTGTGCGATCCGCGTGTAGCAGGGCACCGAGCGCGTCTCGGCGTTGAGGTCCAGGCCCACGATGCGCGCGCCTCGCGACCGGGACGGGTCGCGCTCCAGGTAGCCCTTCGCGGCGAGCGCCTTGAGGTGTTCGGAGACGGTCTTGGTGCTCTTAATGCCGAATTTCGCCCCGATCTCGCGAACCGACGGCTGGTAGGTGTGGCGACGCAGATAGGACTCCATGTAGTCCAGAATGCGGCGCTCAATCTCGTTTGGAGGTGGGAGCATGGACAGTGGTTCGGCGCGCCCGTCGATTCAGTTGGCTGGTCCGCCGACCGACTCCGCGGCAGACCGGAAAGGGAGAAATACTAGGCCGCGCAGCGGTGGAGAGCAAGCACGGAATCCCGTACTGCCATGGCCGCGCCCGCGCCTTCCCGCCACCTTGTCCGTGGCGCGTCGATCGGCAACCCTTTGATGGCATCCGATCATCGAAAATGTCCAGTTGGAAGATCGTTTCAGTGTGCCGTGGGGTACACCCTGCGGATGCCCTTGGCGCCACCTCGCACCGCGGACAACGGCCCGTAGAGCCAGCGAACCGAAGGAACACGGCCCATGAGCTTTTCGAAGACGACGCTGGGAGTCACGACCGTGGTGATCATCGTAGTCCTGCTCGGTGGGGGGATCTACCTGAGGCTGCGCCCCACCCCGGAGGAAGAGGACGCCGCAGCCTCTGCTGAAGCGACGACGCTCGAAGTGCCGGAAGCCTCGCTGGAGAGCTTCGCCCGGCGCGCGCAACCGGTCAGCGGGGCGCGCGTGCTGCGCGATACGCTCTGGATCCGCATCACGGCCTCCGGGGGCGCGGCCGCGTTTCGGCGCGCCACTCTCTCGGCTCGGGTTGCCGGCCAGGTGCGGGAGGTGCGGGTGCGCGAGAACGACCCGGTTGATTCCGACGCCTTCCTCATCCAGATCGATACCACCGAGTACGCGCTGGCGCTGGCGCGCGCCAACAGCGCCCTCACCCAGGCGCAGGCCGACTACGAACAGCTCGTGCTCTTCGACGACGAAATCGCCGATCCCGAAGTGCGGGCTGAGCGGGCGCGGGTCGCTCGCTCGCGAAGCGGGCTGAACGAGGCCACGTTGAACGTCCGCCAGGCGGAGCTGGAACTCTCGTGGACGCGCATCGGCGCTCCCTTCGCCGGGCGGGTCGCCGACCTTCGGGTCGTGCCGGGTCAGTTCGTGACCGAGGCCGAAGAACTGGTCACCGTCGTGGAGCTGGACCCGATCAAGGTCGAGGCCCAGGTGCTGGAGGGGGAGATCGGACTCCTGGAGGAGGGCCGGCGCGCCACGATGACCTTCGCCGCGTTCCCGGGCGAGACCTTCACCGGCACGGTGGAAACGATCAACCCGGTCATCGACCTCGAAACCCGCTCGGCACGCGTGACCGTGCTGCTCGCCAACCCCGGCGGCAGGATCAAGCCCGGGATGTACGCCAGCGTCTCGCTGGACGCGCAGCATTTCACGGAGCGCATCCTGGTTCCGCGCTCGGCCGTGCTGGAGCGCGACCGGCGCACCATGCTCTTCGTCTTCAACGAGGAGGAGGGGGAGATCGGCCGCACGGAGTGGCGCTACGTCACTACGGG is a window from the Gammaproteobacteria bacterium genome containing:
- a CDS encoding Na+/H+ antiporter NhaC family protein; the protein is MRRIPFALLLVLSILTSGAGRLVAQEVEEYPAVVMGGLPFTLTLAGAPEESSWFEVRSAGGTLLRSGAVDAGQSLAVADLFVESRADLPLEVRVGAATETVEAHYAPAWYSIVPPLVAILLALIFREVLAALFAGVWLGALAVAGFNPLAATWRTVDTFIVPALADDSGQTQIVVFSLLLGGMVGIIARNGGTLGIVEAVSPVATTPRRGKLATWLAGLTIFFDDYANTLIVGTTMRPITDRLRISREKLAYLVDSTAAPVAAIVPISTWVGYEISLIDQGLQLAAEQHASTNPELAASLTSSSAFAVFLSTIPYLFYPLLALVFVALVSYTNRDLGEMATAERRAATGGGLTRPGSTPVTDTTDTLLQPVEGAPRRWWNAALPVLTVVLTVLIGLYVSGSAATGPGAPLMDILGQADPYATLLWGSLAGCLMAMALSLGQRILTLQETLSSLVAGMKAMMTAMLVLVFAWSLGAITGEIGTADFLARILGDAIPFELIPVLVFTTAAAMAFATGTSFATMAILIPLVIPLTITLGGSVGFDGGSAEVILLGATGSVLAGAIFGDHCSPISDTTVLSSTASGCDHIDHVRTQLPYALLVGVVGMALGNVGTAYGLPPWLALLLGVAVLWAVLRFRGTSVEAGVPGQG
- the tadA gene encoding tRNA adenosine(34) deaminase TadA, coding for MARALEMARLAEARSEVPVGAVLVLDGQVVAEGHNRTRADADPTAHAEVVVLRAAARRLGLRILPGATLFVTLEPCAQCAGAIVLARVTRLVFGASDPKAGMAGSLDNLVQDPRLNHSVELTPGVLAEPSGELLRSFFRARR
- a CDS encoding efflux RND transporter periplasmic adaptor subunit gives rise to the protein MSFSKTTLGVTTVVIIVVLLGGGIYLRLRPTPEEEDAAASAEATTLEVPEASLESFARRAQPVSGARVLRDTLWIRITASGGAAAFRRATLSARVAGQVREVRVRENDPVDSDAFLIQIDTTEYALALARANSALTQAQADYEQLVLFDDEIADPEVRAERARVARSRSGLNEATLNVRQAELELSWTRIGAPFAGRVADLRVVPGQFVTEAEELVTVVELDPIKVEAQVLEGEIGLLEEGRRATMTFAAFPGETFTGTVETINPVIDLETRSARVTVLLANPGGRIKPGMYASVSLDAQHFTERILVPRSAVLERDRRTMLFVFNEEEGEIGRTEWRYVTTGLENDRVVEIVENPETSMVGPGEIVLVDGHHFLGHDAAVQLAEGDMPAGAGSSGGSGR